One genomic window of Boudabousia tangfeifanii includes the following:
- the rsmH gene encoding 16S rRNA (cytosine(1402)-N(4))-methyltransferase RsmH: MREIDPAGAHQPVLRDACLDLLAPALQVAKPVVIDCTLGMGGHTEAMLERFETLTVLGIDRDQEAIALASKRLSRFGDRFQAFHTTYDQVGEVAATVGGMVDGILMDLGVSSLQLDEVDRGFSYARDAALDMRMDQQAQTDAGTFLNTADEAELRRVLHLYGEEKFAGRIAKNIVKARAEKPLTRTSELVAIVRDSLPAAAMRTGGNPAKRTFQAIRIAVNDELGILRLALPRAINSLRLGGRLVVESYQSLEDRLVKRSFAAGATTQAPPDLPVVPESAKPYLQLVTKGARRATEAEIADNPRSAPVRLRACEKIRDVKVDDKQRMQA; the protein is encoded by the coding sequence ATGCGAGAAATCGACCCAGCTGGCGCGCACCAACCAGTCTTGCGTGATGCTTGTCTAGATTTGTTAGCTCCTGCCCTCCAAGTGGCAAAGCCAGTAGTTATCGATTGCACCCTAGGGATGGGCGGGCACACCGAAGCCATGCTCGAGCGCTTTGAAACTCTCACTGTTTTGGGTATCGACCGAGATCAAGAAGCGATTGCTTTGGCGTCCAAACGATTGTCTCGATTCGGTGATCGTTTTCAGGCATTCCACACCACCTACGATCAGGTGGGCGAGGTCGCAGCCACGGTCGGCGGCATGGTTGACGGAATCTTGATGGACCTTGGAGTTTCCTCCTTGCAACTAGATGAAGTTGACCGAGGATTCTCCTATGCTCGAGATGCGGCACTTGATATGCGAATGGATCAGCAAGCACAAACTGATGCCGGCACATTTTTGAACACTGCTGACGAAGCGGAGTTACGTCGCGTACTCCATCTTTACGGCGAAGAAAAATTCGCCGGTCGCATTGCGAAAAACATTGTAAAAGCACGTGCTGAAAAACCATTAACTCGCACCAGTGAACTAGTAGCAATTGTCCGTGATTCGTTGCCTGCAGCGGCCATGCGTACCGGTGGTAACCCGGCCAAGCGTACGTTCCAGGCTATTCGCATCGCGGTAAATGATGAACTTGGAATCCTCCGCCTAGCCTTACCTCGAGCCATCAATTCATTGCGTCTGGGGGGACGACTAGTAGTCGAGTCCTACCAATCCCTCGAAGACCGCCTAGTTAAACGTTCTTTTGCCGCTGGTGCGACTACGCAGGCGCCTCCGGATTTGCCGGTAGTTCCCGAAAGCGCCAAACCCTATTTACAGCTAGTGACCAAGGGGGCTCGTCGAGCCACCGAGGCCGAAATTGCTGATAACCCCAGATCTGCGCCGGTTCGCCTACGAGCCTGCGAAAAAATCCGCGACGTCAAAGTTGATGATAAACAAAGGATGCAAGCATGA
- a CDS encoding peptidoglycan D,D-transpeptidase FtsI family protein, translated as MIAWLKEFILAGFRNLVQALRPYPRGTISRPRLTLLVGLFGMAFLGLTVVLFFVQVVYGQSYAQEGIRNRMVGQVLTAERGKIYDSTGQVLASSSTRYDLVADPVNLSSYVQIKKTEDENGKVHREIIGRGPLAAAKQLAPLLKMNPAELGGMLTQNPHSYEEAEAEENKVNQERAKGNTKYRNQYRRNYQLVAKDLTPEVARQINDLHIVGIKTIEKSQRLYPRGDIAANIIGTFAYPATKTPEGAPKRVGVTGIEKLEQNVLKATPGYWEAEIGGNGAVIPGGEEHETPAVPGTDVHLTINADLNAFAQKVADETKERFQPDWVVALVEEVKTGRLLAIGDSGVVNPQNAKPGTPVLFSSRAASATYPPGSTAKVVTVAQALEEAKITPLTPVMSYGKITMPNGETFQDSHQHPAINMTAAGIIAESSNTGTVQIGDKVSDEARYNLMRAFGWGEKTGVQLTDESAGILPKYDKWGGRTRYATMFGQGFNTTPLQVVNMLATIGNGGVKNKVHLVDGYTKPDGHYEKVDLGQPKRVISEKTAKELVRMMEGVVTEEGTAPEARLDGYNVAGKSGTSELLSKNPNESGVVASFGGILPAENPVAAVLVVAYRPKSGVYGGVVAVPAFKQLALRTMQTLGVRPSEDGPDLFPLKVE; from the coding sequence ATGATTGCCTGGTTGAAAGAATTCATCCTTGCGGGATTCCGAAATCTTGTTCAGGCTTTGCGTCCTTATCCTCGCGGAACTATTTCTCGCCCTCGCCTAACTCTTTTGGTTGGGCTTTTCGGAATGGCTTTTTTGGGTCTAACTGTCGTGCTATTTTTTGTCCAAGTTGTATACGGACAAAGCTATGCACAAGAAGGCATTCGGAATCGCATGGTGGGTCAAGTTTTAACCGCAGAACGCGGAAAAATCTATGATTCAACTGGGCAGGTACTTGCCTCCTCATCGACCCGTTACGATTTGGTTGCCGACCCAGTTAACCTTAGCTCCTACGTTCAGATTAAAAAGACCGAGGATGAAAACGGTAAAGTTCATCGCGAAATTATTGGTCGTGGCCCTTTGGCAGCCGCCAAACAGCTTGCCCCCTTGCTAAAAATGAACCCTGCAGAGCTTGGTGGCATGCTGACTCAGAATCCGCATTCTTATGAAGAAGCAGAGGCGGAAGAAAATAAGGTTAACCAAGAACGCGCCAAGGGAAATACCAAATATCGCAACCAATATCGCCGTAACTACCAACTAGTTGCTAAAGACTTAACCCCAGAAGTAGCTCGACAAATTAATGATTTGCATATTGTTGGGATTAAAACGATTGAAAAGTCGCAACGCTTGTATCCACGTGGAGACATTGCCGCAAACATTATTGGTACTTTTGCCTATCCAGCCACCAAAACTCCGGAAGGTGCGCCAAAGCGGGTTGGGGTGACAGGGATTGAAAAACTAGAACAAAACGTTTTGAAAGCAACCCCAGGTTACTGGGAAGCAGAAATCGGTGGCAACGGGGCGGTGATCCCCGGCGGTGAAGAACATGAAACTCCCGCAGTGCCTGGAACCGATGTGCACCTAACGATTAATGCCGATCTAAATGCTTTCGCTCAAAAAGTCGCAGATGAAACTAAGGAACGCTTCCAGCCTGATTGGGTGGTAGCCCTAGTGGAAGAAGTTAAAACCGGTCGTCTATTGGCGATTGGTGATTCTGGGGTAGTAAACCCCCAAAACGCGAAACCGGGCACTCCGGTACTGTTCAGCTCTCGTGCCGCGTCAGCAACCTATCCACCCGGTTCAACCGCCAAGGTGGTTACCGTGGCGCAGGCACTTGAAGAAGCAAAAATTACTCCGCTAACGCCGGTCATGTCGTACGGCAAGATCACTATGCCTAATGGGGAAACCTTCCAAGACTCACACCAGCACCCAGCTATCAATATGACAGCGGCCGGAATCATTGCCGAGTCTTCCAACACTGGTACCGTGCAAATCGGCGACAAAGTTAGCGATGAAGCTCGCTACAATCTCATGCGCGCTTTCGGCTGGGGAGAAAAAACTGGGGTACAGCTAACCGACGAAAGTGCAGGCATCTTGCCCAAATACGACAAATGGGGCGGACGTACTCGCTATGCCACCATGTTCGGACAAGGCTTTAACACCACACCTTTGCAGGTGGTAAATATGTTGGCCACCATTGGCAATGGCGGGGTTAAGAACAAAGTTCATCTAGTCGATGGCTATACCAAACCAGATGGTCATTATGAGAAGGTCGACCTCGGCCAGCCAAAACGCGTAATCAGCGAAAAAACCGCCAAAGAACTAGTGCGCATGATGGAAGGCGTGGTCACTGAAGAAGGTACCGCACCAGAGGCAAGACTCGATGGCTATAACGTCGCAGGTAAGAGTGGTACTTCCGAACTCCTTTCTAAGAACCCAAATGAGAGCGGGGTAGTGGCTTCTTTCGGTGGCATCTTGCCAGCCGAAAACCCAGTAGCGGCGGTACTAGTGGTAGCCTACCGGCCAAAGAGCGGTGTTTATGGTGGTGTCGTGGCGGTACCCGCCTTTAAACAACTAGCACTGCGGACTATGCAAACGTTGGGAGTTCGCCCATCAGAAGATGGCCCCGACCTCTTCCCCCTAAAGGTTGAGTGA
- the mraZ gene encoding division/cell wall cluster transcriptional repressor MraZ: MSGWKHDFAGEVPMLSAFLGTYEPKLDDKGRLILPAKLRDQLGAELVLTRGQERCIFVFSAPEFERMYSELRKAPLTSKQARDFTRVILSGADVQTPDKQGRISIAANLRDYANLGRDLVVIGTGSRVEIWDAQAWHNYLPDAEETFSNTGEEIVPGLF; the protein is encoded by the coding sequence ATGTCTGGTTGGAAACATGATTTTGCTGGGGAGGTGCCCATGCTCTCAGCTTTTTTGGGAACTTATGAACCCAAGCTCGATGACAAGGGTCGCCTCATTTTGCCTGCGAAATTGCGTGACCAACTAGGGGCTGAACTAGTTCTGACTAGAGGCCAGGAACGATGCATCTTTGTGTTTTCGGCACCCGAGTTTGAACGGATGTATTCCGAACTGCGAAAAGCGCCGTTAACTTCGAAGCAAGCACGCGACTTTACCCGTGTGATTCTCTCGGGTGCAGATGTGCAAACTCCGGATAAACAAGGACGTATCTCGATTGCTGCTAACTTGCGCGACTACGCCAACCTAGGGCGTGACTTAGTGGTAATCGGCACTGGCTCTCGAGTAGAAATCTGGGATGCCCAAGCTTGGCACAACTACCTACCTGATGCGGAAGAAACCTTCTCCAACACAGGTGAGGAAATCGTGCCGGGTCTGTTCTGA